The Deinococcus aquaticus genomic interval GAGTACTGCCCCAGCGCGAACAGCACGCGCGTGATGAACACCCACAGGAACGGCTGGTACGCGAACAGCGTGCGCCAGGGTGCCGGCGTGTGACCGGCTGCGGGCGCGTGATCGTCCGGCACGCCACGCATGGTCACCAGCGCCGGGACGAGCAGGAACACGCCGATCAGCACGAACGACACCAGCGCCGGCAGGTGCAGGCTGCCCACCACGAAGGCACTCACGGCGCCCAGCAGTTGCCCGGCCGCCTGAAGCATGCCCATCACGCCGCTGTACCGGCCGCGCTGCTCGGGCGGCACGAGCTGCGGAATCAGGGCCGAGTACGGCGCGGTGGCGTAATTGTTCCCGAACTGCACCAGCACGAACCCCAGCACATACACCCAGAAGCCCGTCATGCCGCCGAGCAGGGTCACGGCGGCCGCCATGACCGCCAGTCCCGCGATGTTCACGCCCACGCCCAGGCGCAGGTACGGCACGCGCCGCCCCGTGCGGTCACTGTGCGCCCCGACCAGCGGCGGGATCACCAGGGCCATGACCGCGCCGATGGCGACCAGCGCCCCCGAGTACGTGCCTTTCAGGGAGGAACCCACGAACGATTCCACGTTGGCGGGCATCAGGACCAGCAGCAGCAGCAGCCAGTGGAACGCCGTGCCGAACCAGAACGCGGACAGCACCCACGGACTGACGCGCGGGGCGGTAAGAGATTGGGCAGTCATGATGCGGCGAGTATACGGGCGGCCGGGCGACGAACCGCGCCGGAATGACCACCCTGGAACGCCCGCCCGGCGTGCGGGTTGGAAAGAGGCGGCCCCCGGCCCTGGCCTGCGCGGGGCAGGGAAGACCGGGGGAAGACGGCGGCCCGGGGGAATGTCAGGGCCAACATCCGGAGCCCACCTGGGAACTGCCCACCTGGGACCTGCCTTCAGTTGGGCAGTGGGAGCAGGCGGCGCAGGTACGCCTCGCCGCGTGGCGTGAGCCGCAGCAGGTGCAGGGGAGGGGCGTCCTGATCGGCGTTGCGGCACATGCTTTTCAGGGCGCAGGGGCCGCACGCGCAGCCGTCCGTGGTCTGCGTGGCCTCCTGCACGTACCCGCCGCTTTGCAGGGTGCGCAGCATGCCGCTCAGGGCGGTCTCGCTGCTGCCCAGGTCGCGGGCCAGTTCGGCGGGCGTGCGCGGCTGCCCGGCAATGGCGTTCAGGATGCCTGCCAGTGGCGAGGCGCTCATGCGAACGCCGCCCCGGACGTACGCACCCGTGTCATACGGATTCCGTCTGTTTCGTTGACAACCCGGGACGGCACCGGGTTGCCAACTCCACGCCCGGAACCCGTTTCTCTCCTGCTCGCTCTGCTCGGACCCAGCGGCTTTGCAAGCCATTCAAGCGGAGTGCGTATCACAGGACCCTCGACGCGATCTGGTACACGATCAGGCCCACGATCCAGGCGGTGGCCAGCTGGTACGCGACCGTCACCCACGCGACGCGCCGCCCGTGCTCCTGCGCCATGGCCCCGACCGTGGCGATGCAGGGCGTGTACAGCAGCACGAACACCAGGTACGCCAGTCCGCTGGCGGGCGTGAACGCGCGGGCCAGTGCGGCGGCCAGCGGCGTCTGCGTGTCGGCGCTGGCATCGGCGCTCAGGCTGGGCAGCGCCAGCACGGTCGGCAGGGCCGACACGCTGGCCTTCACGGCGTCCCAGGCGGCGCCCAGCGTCTGCGTGATTCCGGCCACGAGGCCCAGCGGTGCGGGCGCGGCGGCCTGCTCACCCAGGTAGATCTGCCCCAGGGTGCCCACGACGACCTCCTTGGCAATGAAGCCCGGCACGAGCGCCCCGGTCGCCTGCCAGTTCCCGAAGCCCAGCGGCGCGAAGATGGGCGACACGGCCTGACTGACCACCCCGAACAGGCTCTCCTGGGGCGGCACGGTCGCGAACTTCTGGCCGCTCACGGCGGGCAGGGCCAGCAGCAGCCACACGACGGCCACGGTCCCCATGACGGTGGTGCGGGCGCGGCGCGCGAAACTCGCGGTGCGCCGCCACGCGTGCTTCCACAGCACCCGCCACGCCGGGAAGCGGTACGGCGGGAGTTCCAGCAGCACGCCGCCCCCCTCGGCCGGCAGGGACGTGCGGCGCAGCACCAGCGCGAACAGGAACGCCACGGCCATGCCCAGCACGTACAGTCCCCACACCAGCCAGCTGCCGGAACGTGGGAACAGCGCGGCGGCGAACACCACGTACACCGGCAGGCGCGCCGAGCAGCTCATGAACGGCAGGATCATGCTGACCAGTACCCGGTCACTGCGGCGTTCCAGGGTGCGGGTGGCGTACACGGCGGGCACGTTGCACCCGAAGCCCAGGATCAGCGGAATGAACGCCCGGCCGTCCAGGCCCACCGAACGCATGGCGCGGTCCATCAGGAAGGCGGCGCGGGCCATGTACCCGCTGTCCTCCAGGAAGCTCATGGCGAGGTACAGCACCAGCAGCGTCGGCAGGAAGCTCAGGACCGTGCCCACGCCCGGAATGATCGCCCCGGCCACCAGGTCACGCGCCAGCGGGAACCACGCCAGTCCCGCCGACGCCCACCCGCTCAGGATGTCCTGCATCGGCCCGCCGATCAGATCCACGAACGGCGAGGCCACGCTGAAGGTCAGGCGGAACACCAGCAGCACCAACCCCAGGAACAGCGGAATGCCCAGCAGCGGGTGCAGGGTCAGGCGGTCGAGCCGCTCGCTGAAGGTCCGGCGGGCCTGCGCCTGTGGCACGGCCACGCGTGCCAGATCGCCCGCGCGGGCGTACCGGGCCTCGGCAATCTCGATCAGGGGGTCCAGGCCACGGGCCTCCAGCGACGCGAGGTGCGCGTCGGCGGCCTCCAGCAGCGGCTGATGTCCGGTCGCGGCCAGTCGGCCCCGCACGCTCGGGTCGCCCTCCAGCAGCGCCAGCGCCAGGTAGCGGTGCGCGTGCGGCGGCAGGGTACTCAGGCCCGACATGCGGAACGTGAGGTCCTGCGCGGCCTCCTCGATGGCCGGCGGGTAGCGGACGGCCACACCCAGCGTCGCCCGGTCCAGCACGCCGCTCATCAGGTCCGCCGTGCCCACGCTGCGGCTGGCGACCGTCTCGATGACCGGCACGCCGAGCGCCCGCGACAGCGCCTGGGCGTCCACGGTCAGGCCCTTGTCGCGCGCCTCGTCCACCAGGTTCAGCGCGACCGCCACCGGCAGCCCGAAATCCATCAGTTGCAGCGTCAGGTACAGGTTGCGTTCCAGGTTCCCGGCGTCCAGCACGTTCATTACGGCATCCGGGGCCTCGTCCATCAGGGCGGTGCGGGCGATCAGTTCCTCGGGCGTATGCGGGCTCAGGGAGTACGCGCCGGGCAGGTCCAGCAGGTGCACGCTGCGCCCCGCGTGACTCAGGTGCGCCTCGCGTTTCTCGACCGTCACGCCCGACCAGTTCCCGACTTTCAGGCGCGTCCCGGCGACCGCGTTGATCAGCGTGGTCTTCCCGACGTTCGGGTTGCCGACCACGACCACGCGCGGCTCACGCGCGCCCTGAAGGCGGGCGACGGTGGCGGCGCAGGCGGCGGCGTCCGGTCGGCGCAGTCCCCCCAGGTCCGGCAGGGGAGGCGGGACCAGCGGGGCCGTCACAGGCGTACCCGGATGCCCCGGAGGTCCGCGAGGCGCAGCGCGAGGTCCGTGCCGTTCACGCGCAGCTCCAGCGGATCACCCATCGGCGCGCGGCGCACCACCGTCACGGGCGCGCCCCGCACGAACCCCAGTTCCAGCAGGCGGCGGCGCAGCGGGTGTCGGGGGTCGAGGGACACGACGTGCGCGGTGTCCCCTGGATTGAGTTGATCAAGGGTTCGTTCTTCCATCGGGTGCCTCCGACCCCATCGGGATCATTCCCGATCAGGATAGTCGGATTACAGCGGTTGACAAGGGTCCCCGGTCACGCAGCGCGGCAGGCTCTTCAGGGCGTTCCGGGCAGCGCGTCCCAGTACGCCTGGAGGTCCGGGGCCAGCGGCACCTCGGCCACCACCTGCGTCCCGGCCCACGGGAACGCCACGCGCGCCGCGTGCAGCGCCTGCCGCGCCAGCCCCAGCCGCGCCGTGAGTTCCGGCGTCTGCCCGGTCTCCATGAATTCCAGGAACACGTCCGGGTCACGGCCGTAGATCTTGTCCCCGACCATCGGCAGACCCAGGTGAGACAGGTGCGCGCGAATCTGGTGCAGGCGGCCACTGCGCGGGTACGCCTCGATCAGGGCGTGCCCGGCCCGGCGATCCACGACCCGGAAGTCCGTCACGGCCGGTTTCCCGTCCGGCACGACCGCCTGCCGCATGGCGATACGGTTCGCGCCGCCCAGGCCCAGGTCGCCCAGCGGGCCGTCCAGCGTGCGGCGCTCCCAGTCGGGCGTGCCGTGCACGAGCGCCAGGTACGTCTTGCCGACCAGATGCGTCTTGAACAGCGTGAAGAACCGCTGCGCGGCCTCCCGGTCACGCGTCAGGAGTTGCGCGCCGCTGGTTTCGCGGTCCAGCCGGTGCGGCGGCGCGAGGCTGGCCTCGCCGGTGGCGCGCTGCATGAACGTCAGCAGGTCCGGCACCTCCACCCGCGCGCGCACCGGGTGCGTGAGCCACAGCGCGGGCTTGTGCACCACGTAGAAATCCGGGTGTTCCAGGATCACGCGGGGCCGCTCGGTGGGCGGCAGGAGGGGCGCGGGTCGGTCCGGTCCAGTCGCGCTCACAGTTCCCACACGCTGGCGTAGTCCCGCCCGACCAGCCGCGCCGACAGGTCCACGCCCCGCGCGACCGTGCGCTCCAGCCGCGCCCGTAGCCACTCGCCCGGCACCTCCGGCGCGTGCCAGTGGGCGGACGTGGCGTACACGAAATGCGGATTTACCACGCAGCGGAAATCCACCATCAACCCGAACGCGAACGCCCCGTGACTCAGGTACCCGTGATCCAGCCCGCCCGACACCAGGAACGTCACGGGCTTATCGAACCACGCGCCGTGCAGGCCGCGCGCCGCGTCACTGCTGCCCGTCAGTTCCACCAGCGCCCTCGCGCCGGACCCCAGCCCCCAGTTGTACACGGGCACGCCCAGGAACACGCCGTCCGCCCCGGCAACCGCCGCGTGGTACAGCGCCGCGTGCGGGTGCTCGTAACAGCCGCCCGGCCCCTGAACGTTATCGAAGGGCGGCAGCGGCTGCGCGCGCAGATCCAGGAACGTGACCTCGTGCCCCTGCGCCCGCAACTGCGCGGCGGCCAGCGTGCACAGCCACGCGCTGCGGCTTTCCGGATCGAGACTGGTGGACAGGACCGTGAACTTCACGCCCCAGAGCGTAGTGCATGCCGCCGGACAGGTCAGCGGGCGGCGTCCTCCAGCTGCTTCAGGTGTTCGATGCGGGCGTCCGTGCCAGGGTGCGTGCCCAGCAGGTCCGGCACGCCGCCCGGCCCTCCGTCCTGGGCTTCCAGCCGCGCCAGGATGGCCTGAAGGGGCCGCGTGGTGCGGTAGCGTTCCAGCATGAAGCGGGCGGCCACCTCGTCGGACTGCGTCTCGGCGGCCCGCGAGTACCCGCCCTGCACCAGCGCGACCGGCACGGCCGCCGCGAAGGTCGTGGCGCTCACGATGTCCCCGGTCAGCGCCGTGACGATCAGCGACAGCCCCAGCGCCTGGTACACGCTGGCCAGCCCGTGCCGCTGCGTGACGTGCCCCGCCTCGTGCGCCAGCACCCCCACCAGTTCCCGGTCACTGCGGGCCAGCGCGACCAGCTGATCGGTCATGACGACCGTGCCGTTCGGCAGCGCGAACGCGTTCGCGCCCAGCCCACTGCTACCCGCAGGTTCACCGTCGCGCAGCAGCAGCCGGTACCCGTACGGGCCGCCCGCCCAGCCGCTCACGTCCCGCAACGCCGCCTGCAACTGCGCCTGCCGCGCCGCGCTCAGCTCACTCGGGCCGATCAGGTTCTGACCCTCCAGTACCTGCAGCGTTTCGCGGTCGAAGGTCGCCAGCACACCCACGGGCGTCACGGCCGCCGCCTGCCGCGCCAGCGCCGGCACGCCGAACGTCACGAAGGCCCACAGGACCGCGCCCGTCACGGCCACCGCGCCCAGCGCCGTGCCCCAGCTGCTCTCCAGCCTCCGCACGCCGCCCAGCAGGCGGTTTCGGCCGTGCCGCTGTTCCCAGGCGCGGATGGCCGCGTCGTCTGGCGTCTCGAAGCGGCTGCCGTCCGGGAAGCTCAGGCTGCGGCGCACGCCGGGCAGCGCCGCTTCCAGCGTCACCTGATCCGCGCGCCAGTGATGCTCAGCCTGCGCGCCCAGCCGCACGCGCACCTGATCGCCGTCCAGCAGCAGCGTCGCCGGGTGGTCGCGGCTGCTGCGGCCATCGAAGAACACGCCCTGTGCGGTCAGGCTGTCCGTCGCGGCCGGGTCGGGTCCTGTCAGGTCCGGCACGTCAGAACCCCAGCCCGATGTCCAGCAGTTCGGTGGCGGCCTCGCCCAGCGCCGACTCCGGGCCGCCCGCGCCGCCCGCGAAGTCATCCAGGGAAGCGATGGCCCGCACGCTCACACCCTCCAGCAGGTAGCGGTTGCGGCGGATGTCCGCCCAGGGGGTCGCCAGTCCCAGCGTCAGCAGTTGCGCTGCGCCGTTCGACACGGTGATCCACACCACCCGCCACGGATTGAAGGTCGCGCCCGCGCGGACCACGCCGCCCAGTTCCGTGTTGTTCAGCACGTACCGCATGGTCGCCGCCCGCACGTACTGCCACGCCACGCCGTTCAGCGCGATCAGGATCACGTACCCCACTGCAAGGAAGATGAAGAAGAACAATCCGGAACCCAGACTTTCCCAGTCCATGCTGTCCAGATCGAAGCCACTACCTGCCATCCACGCCACCAGCGCCACCACTGCCGGCACGGCCAGCAGCAGCCCCGCCCCGACCAGCAGGCCCACGCCCGTCAGCGCGATCAGGTACATGGGCGCCACGTCCCCCCGGAAGTTCCCGCGCGCCGAACCGTACGACAGGTTGTTCACCTGATACCGGCGCTGCATGAACCACGCCCAGGGCAGCGCCAGCCCCCCGCTGAGACTGGCCGCCACGTTCGCCGCGCCGTACGCCACGTACGCGCCTTTCACACTGCCGTCAAAGTGAAAGCGCAGCCCCCGGTGCGTGGTATTCACCGCCTGAAAACGCATGGACTGCGCCACCAGCCACGGGTACAGCAGCGCGAACGCCAGCGCGATCAACGCCGACAACCACCACCACCGCTCACTCTGCTGGCTCAGCGTGTACGCCCCGAACAGCGCCCCCACCACCACGTACGACCGCAGCAGCTTCAGCGGATTGGCCCGGTACTCGAAGTTATGGCCGTCCACCCAGGTATGCCCGTAGAAGTACTGCCGGTTACGCACCCGCGCCCACGGCAGGTAGATGCCCAGCGTCACCACCGACAGCGCCGCGTTCACGATCCACAGCCGGAAGTACTCCCCGGCCGACCCCGTAAACGACACCGGGTACGTCGTCACCTGTGGCGCGGCCCGTTCCGGCGCGGGCAGCCTCTCCGGCCCAGAGGGAAGGTCATGCCGCCCCGGAACGGCCGTCCCGGGTGCGGGCACGGTGGGTTCTGGCGCGCGTGGCAGGGCGGGATCGGTCATGCCCCCATGCTACGGGGCGGCCGCCCCCGTCGTTTCCTCAGGTGCGCGGCGCACGAGAAAGCAGCGGACGCCAGAGGCACCCGCTGCGAATCTGCCGCCGGTCTTACCAGCGGTTGTCGCGGGCGCCCATGCCGCCGCCCATCGGGGCGGGCGCGGCGTTGGTGACGACCACGTTCTTGGCCTGCGGGCCCTTGTTGCCCTGGCCGGCTTCCACTTCGAATTCGACCTCGTCGCCCTCGTTGAGCTTGCGGAAGCCGCCGCTCTGAATGGCGCTGTAGTGCACGAACACGTCGGGGTTGCCCGGGTGCTCGAGGAATCCGT includes:
- a CDS encoding cold-shock protein; this translates as MAQGRVKWFNVEKGYGFLEHPGNPDVFVHYSAIQSGGFRKLNEGDEVEFEVEAGQGNKGPQAKNVVVTNAAPAPMGGGMGARDNRW
- a CDS encoding helix-turn-helix domain-containing protein, translated to MSASPLAGILNAIAGQPRTPAELARDLGSSETALSGMLRTLQSGGYVQEATQTTDGCACGPCALKSMCRNADQDAPPLHLLRLTPRGEAYLRRLLPLPN
- a CDS encoding NADPH-dependent FMN reductase, producing the protein MKFTVLSTSLDPESRSAWLCTLAAAQLRAQGHEVTFLDLRAQPLPPFDNVQGPGGCYEHPHAALYHAAVAGADGVFLGVPVYNWGLGSGARALVELTGSSDAARGLHGAWFDKPVTFLVSGGLDHGYLSHGAFAFGLMVDFRCVVNPHFVYATSAHWHAPEVPGEWLRARLERTVARGVDLSARLVGRDYASVWEL
- a CDS encoding FeoA family protein, which gives rise to MEERTLDQLNPGDTAHVVSLDPRHPLRRRLLELGFVRGAPVTVVRRAPMGDPLELRVNGTDLALRLADLRGIRVRL
- a CDS encoding M48 family metallopeptidase, with product MPDLTGPDPAATDSLTAQGVFFDGRSSRDHPATLLLDGDQVRVRLGAQAEHHWRADQVTLEAALPGVRRSLSFPDGSRFETPDDAAIRAWEQRHGRNRLLGGVRRLESSWGTALGAVAVTGAVLWAFVTFGVPALARQAAAVTPVGVLATFDRETLQVLEGQNLIGPSELSAARQAQLQAALRDVSGWAGGPYGYRLLLRDGEPAGSSGLGANAFALPNGTVVMTDQLVALARSDRELVGVLAHEAGHVTQRHGLASVYQALGLSLIVTALTGDIVSATTFAAAVPVALVQGGYSRAAETQSDEVAARFMLERYRTTRPLQAILARLEAQDGGPGGVPDLLGTHPGTDARIEHLKQLEDAAR
- a CDS encoding MFS transporter, with the protein product MTAQSLTAPRVSPWVLSAFWFGTAFHWLLLLLVLMPANVESFVGSSLKGTYSGALVAIGAVMALVIPPLVGAHSDRTGRRVPYLRLGVGVNIAGLAVMAAAVTLLGGMTGFWVYVLGFVLVQFGNNYATAPYSALIPQLVPPEQRGRYSGVMGMLQAAGQLLGAVSAFVVGSLHLPALVSFVLIGVFLLVPALVTMRGVPDDHAPAAGHTPAPWRTLFAYQPFLWVFITRVLFALGQYSVQPFLQYYNADVLNQKDPATSNSIMLACIIVASIVSALIGGRISDRVGRKPVIYVAGTTMAAAALLLLVVPGFGAALLLAVVFGLGFGAFTSVDWALGSDAMPSDTSFARDMGIWHVAFVAPQFIGGPQGALLDWGNARGDNLGYTLVFGIAAAFFILGVLLVRNVPDTRPKGQHLPA
- a CDS encoding YjgN family protein, with translation MTDPALPRAPEPTVPAPGTAVPGRHDLPSGPERLPAPERAAPQVTTYPVSFTGSAGEYFRLWIVNAALSVVTLGIYLPWARVRNRQYFYGHTWVDGHNFEYRANPLKLLRSYVVVGALFGAYTLSQQSERWWWLSALIALAFALLYPWLVAQSMRFQAVNTTHRGLRFHFDGSVKGAYVAYGAANVAASLSGGLALPWAWFMQRRYQVNNLSYGSARGNFRGDVAPMYLIALTGVGLLVGAGLLLAVPAVVALVAWMAGSGFDLDSMDWESLGSGLFFFIFLAVGYVILIALNGVAWQYVRAATMRYVLNNTELGGVVRAGATFNPWRVVWITVSNGAAQLLTLGLATPWADIRRNRYLLEGVSVRAIASLDDFAGGAGGPESALGEAATELLDIGLGF
- the feoB gene encoding ferrous iron transport protein B, yielding MTAPLVPPPLPDLGGLRRPDAAACAATVARLQGAREPRVVVVGNPNVGKTTLINAVAGTRLKVGNWSGVTVEKREAHLSHAGRSVHLLDLPGAYSLSPHTPEELIARTALMDEAPDAVMNVLDAGNLERNLYLTLQLMDFGLPVAVALNLVDEARDKGLTVDAQALSRALGVPVIETVASRSVGTADLMSGVLDRATLGVAVRYPPAIEEAAQDLTFRMSGLSTLPPHAHRYLALALLEGDPSVRGRLAATGHQPLLEAADAHLASLEARGLDPLIEIAEARYARAGDLARVAVPQAQARRTFSERLDRLTLHPLLGIPLFLGLVLLVFRLTFSVASPFVDLIGGPMQDILSGWASAGLAWFPLARDLVAGAIIPGVGTVLSFLPTLLVLYLAMSFLEDSGYMARAAFLMDRAMRSVGLDGRAFIPLILGFGCNVPAVYATRTLERRSDRVLVSMILPFMSCSARLPVYVVFAAALFPRSGSWLVWGLYVLGMAVAFLFALVLRRTSLPAEGGGVLLELPPYRFPAWRVLWKHAWRRTASFARRARTTVMGTVAVVWLLLALPAVSGQKFATVPPQESLFGVVSQAVSPIFAPLGFGNWQATGALVPGFIAKEVVVGTLGQIYLGEQAAAPAPLGLVAGITQTLGAAWDAVKASVSALPTVLALPSLSADASADTQTPLAAALARAFTPASGLAYLVFVLLYTPCIATVGAMAQEHGRRVAWVTVAYQLATAWIVGLIVYQIASRVL
- a CDS encoding RluA family pseudouridine synthase — its product is MSATGPDRPAPLLPPTERPRVILEHPDFYVVHKPALWLTHPVRARVEVPDLLTFMQRATGEASLAPPHRLDRETSGAQLLTRDREAAQRFFTLFKTHLVGKTYLALVHGTPDWERRTLDGPLGDLGLGGANRIAMRQAVVPDGKPAVTDFRVVDRRAGHALIEAYPRSGRLHQIRAHLSHLGLPMVGDKIYGRDPDVFLEFMETGQTPELTARLGLARQALHAARVAFPWAGTQVVAEVPLAPDLQAYWDALPGTP